From a region of the Hymenobacter jejuensis genome:
- a CDS encoding acetyl-CoA C-acyltransferase — protein MQIKEVVIVAAVRTPIGSFGGSLSSLSATDLGAIALKGALEKAGVDPKEVQQVIMGNVISANLGQAPARQAARKAGLPDTVECTTVNKVCASGSKAIMFAAQAIMLGQADVVLAGGMESMSNVPYYLDKARFGAKYGHGQMIDGLVRDGLWDPYHDYAMGNAAENTAKEMGITREEQDAFAIESYTRSAKAAKEGKKKDEIVPVTIESRGKTTVIEDDEEYLKVDFAKVPGLKPAFIKEGGTVTAANASTLNDGAAAVLLMSREKAEALGIQPLAKILGFADAEQSPEWFTTSPSLAIPKALKHAGVEAQNVDFYEINEAFSVVSLANNKLLNLEGSKVNVYGGAVSLGHPLGASGARIVTTLLNVMRNEGGKIGVTGICNGGGGASSIVLEKL, from the coding sequence ATGCAGATCAAAGAAGTGGTAATCGTCGCCGCGGTGCGCACCCCCATTGGCTCCTTCGGCGGCAGCCTATCCTCCCTTTCAGCCACCGATCTCGGCGCCATTGCGCTGAAAGGCGCGCTGGAAAAAGCCGGCGTCGATCCGAAAGAAGTACAGCAGGTGATTATGGGCAACGTGATCTCCGCCAATTTGGGCCAGGCTCCGGCTCGTCAGGCGGCTCGCAAAGCCGGCTTGCCCGACACCGTCGAATGCACAACCGTCAACAAAGTATGCGCTTCGGGCTCCAAAGCTATTATGTTTGCCGCCCAAGCCATCATGCTGGGGCAGGCTGATGTCGTGCTAGCGGGCGGCATGGAAAGCATGTCGAATGTGCCCTATTACCTCGATAAAGCCCGTTTCGGGGCCAAATACGGCCACGGCCAAATGATTGATGGGCTGGTGCGCGATGGTCTGTGGGACCCGTATCACGATTATGCTATGGGCAATGCCGCCGAAAATACGGCCAAAGAAATGGGCATCACGCGCGAAGAGCAGGATGCCTTCGCCATTGAGTCGTACACGCGCAGTGCCAAGGCGGCGAAAGAAGGCAAGAAGAAGGACGAAATTGTGCCGGTGACCATCGAAAGCCGGGGCAAAACCACTGTCATTGAAGACGATGAGGAGTATCTCAAAGTGGATTTCGCCAAAGTTCCGGGTCTGAAGCCGGCCTTTATTAAGGAAGGGGGCACCGTTACGGCGGCCAACGCCTCTACCCTCAACGACGGCGCGGCCGCTGTTCTGCTGATGAGCCGCGAAAAAGCCGAAGCGCTTGGTATTCAGCCACTTGCTAAAATCCTGGGTTTTGCCGACGCTGAGCAGTCTCCCGAATGGTTTACGACTTCGCCCTCACTAGCCATCCCGAAGGCGTTGAAGCATGCTGGTGTGGAAGCGCAGAATGTTGATTTCTATGAGATTAACGAGGCTTTCTCAGTCGTGTCGCTGGCTAACAATAAGCTACTGAACCTAGAAGGCAGCAAGGTCAATGTGTACGGTGGGGCTGTGTCGCTGGGCCACCCGCTGGGTGCTTCGGGCGCGCGCATCGTGACTACGCTGCTGAATGTGATGCGCAATGAAGGCGGCAAAATCGGCGTGACCGGCATCTGCAACGGCGGTGGCGGCGCTTCCAGCATCGTGCTAGAAAAACTGTAA
- a CDS encoding toxin-antitoxin system YwqK family antitoxin, which yields MKRLLFLLPLLLLASLTHAQKLRRLVTYQDSTNTRVKEVFTALVGVDTVMEGSYKRFYRSGKLEAQTRYTAGKRDSAYVEFFPNGKHRLEVTFKQGVRQGPFRTFYDTGKLAQEGTYENDQPSGTLKSYHPSGELKMETTLANGQPAGPVRELYPSGKPKSEITYVNGQANGPVKTFFPNGQVQSEATYLNGLLAGPLKTYYDNGQVETEVIADKSGRGTYHSYYPSGKLRTEGTYAAGAVQERAVKNPLGDDLTKRASALASSTANLDGPAKSYYESGAVKSKMTYRNGVLNGLSQDFYESGKMQQQIEYANQARDRKITAYYEDGSVKEEQQFKNNQPVGTWRTFYAGGKQAQTQETYQNGKLAGEKITYYPTGTVQSKVAYENGRATGTGQEFYASGKLKAETAYVKGLKMGAFRQLREDGTTEITGAFRNNKETGVWTYFGLDGKSVQKKKTFRNGQEVTAAK from the coding sequence ATGAAACGACTGCTTTTTCTGCTTCCCCTCCTATTGCTCGCTTCCCTGACGCACGCGCAAAAGCTGCGTCGGTTGGTTACTTATCAGGATTCGACCAACACCCGGGTGAAGGAAGTTTTTACGGCGCTCGTCGGGGTCGATACCGTGATGGAGGGCTCGTACAAACGGTTTTATCGTTCGGGTAAGCTCGAAGCCCAGACCCGCTACACCGCCGGCAAGCGCGACAGCGCCTACGTCGAGTTCTTCCCCAATGGCAAGCACCGGCTGGAAGTGACTTTTAAGCAAGGCGTGCGCCAAGGTCCTTTCCGCACGTTCTACGATACCGGTAAGCTTGCCCAAGAAGGCACGTACGAAAACGATCAGCCTTCCGGCACACTCAAGTCTTACCACCCCAGCGGCGAGCTGAAGATGGAAACGACCCTGGCCAACGGTCAGCCGGCCGGCCCAGTGCGCGAGCTGTACCCGTCGGGTAAGCCCAAATCGGAAATCACTTACGTAAACGGCCAAGCCAACGGTCCCGTCAAGACGTTTTTCCCCAACGGCCAGGTGCAGAGCGAAGCCACTTACCTCAACGGCTTGCTGGCCGGTCCGCTCAAAACCTACTACGACAACGGCCAAGTAGAAACCGAGGTAATCGCCGACAAATCGGGCCGGGGCACCTACCACAGCTACTATCCGTCGGGTAAGCTTCGCACCGAAGGCACCTACGCCGCGGGCGCCGTGCAGGAACGCGCAGTCAAGAATCCGCTGGGCGACGACCTGACCAAACGGGCGTCTGCGCTGGCTTCCAGCACCGCTAACCTCGACGGCCCAGCGAAATCGTACTACGAAAGCGGTGCGGTGAAAAGCAAAATGACGTACCGCAACGGCGTGTTAAACGGCTTATCCCAAGACTTTTACGAGTCGGGGAAGATGCAGCAGCAAATCGAATACGCCAACCAAGCCCGCGACCGCAAAATCACGGCGTACTACGAAGACGGCTCGGTGAAAGAAGAGCAGCAGTTCAAGAACAACCAACCCGTTGGCACGTGGCGTACCTTTTACGCCGGCGGCAAGCAAGCCCAGACCCAGGAAACCTATCAAAACGGCAAACTGGCCGGGGAAAAGATTACCTACTACCCCACCGGCACTGTGCAGAGCAAGGTAGCTTATGAGAATGGCCGCGCCACCGGAACGGGCCAGGAGTTTTACGCCTCAGGCAAGCTCAAAGCCGAAACCGCGTACGTCAAAGGCCTGAAAATGGGCGCGTTCCGCCAGCTCCGCGAAGATGGCACTACGGAAATCACTGGCGCTTTCCGCAACAACAAAGAAACCGGCGTCTGGACGTATTTCGGCCTGGATGGCAAGTCGGTGCAAAAGAAGAAAACCTTTCGCAATGGTCAGGAAGTAACCGCAGCTAAGTAG
- a CDS encoding tetratricopeptide repeat protein — MISILLLSTWSALTHIRDRNAAVRKAELAYSRGDFDGAARSYRQAVEAFGAQDESILLNLAHASARAGQPVTARSYYNRLLTSKLVTTRSVAQQQLAVLAAQKGDYAQATALSRRALQLNPNNAEARYNYEVLREYLTRNPNQPHLPKSAPQPSAAGGKERRPRDPQSQADQPRSKAGNDRTGELNDPTQPTDPLNAPQRQPDANGQRDPDRPSETPGSAATGGFQPGSGANRSVAQGSEPGDVRGLSYNARGPEASEGRGRRAGTEQAAFDEAQLQTQRARLQQMNVSAGQARQILDALHASEQQYLQQLPHKGTSKTASGKPNW, encoded by the coding sequence TTGATCAGTATTCTTCTCCTGAGCACCTGGAGTGCCCTCACGCACATCCGCGACCGCAACGCGGCAGTGCGTAAAGCGGAACTGGCCTATTCCCGCGGCGATTTTGACGGAGCGGCTCGCTCTTACCGCCAAGCAGTAGAAGCATTTGGTGCGCAAGACGAGTCCATCCTGCTGAACTTAGCCCACGCAAGCGCGCGCGCTGGGCAGCCTGTGACTGCACGCAGTTATTACAATCGATTGCTTACCAGCAAGTTAGTTACTACACGCAGTGTAGCGCAGCAGCAGCTGGCCGTGTTAGCGGCCCAGAAAGGCGATTATGCTCAAGCAACGGCCCTTTCTCGGCGGGCACTCCAACTCAATCCCAACAACGCCGAAGCACGCTACAATTACGAAGTATTGCGCGAGTACCTGACGCGTAACCCCAACCAACCTCACCTGCCCAAGTCGGCACCGCAACCTTCGGCTGCCGGAGGCAAAGAGCGGCGCCCCCGCGATCCGCAAAGTCAGGCCGATCAGCCGCGTTCCAAAGCAGGCAACGACCGCACCGGCGAACTCAACGACCCAACTCAGCCCACCGATCCGCTCAATGCCCCACAGCGGCAACCCGATGCCAACGGCCAGCGCGATCCCGATCGCCCTAGCGAAACCCCTGGCTCAGCTGCGACGGGCGGTTTTCAGCCGGGCTCGGGCGCTAATCGGAGCGTAGCACAAGGCTCTGAGCCGGGCGATGTGCGTGGCTTAAGCTACAACGCCCGCGGCCCCGAAGCCAGCGAAGGCCGCGGCCGACGGGCGGGCACCGAGCAAGCCGCTTTCGACGAGGCCCAGCTTCAGACTCAGCGAGCCCGCCTTCAGCAAATGAACGTGAGCGCGGGCCAAGCGCGGCAAATCCTAGATGCTTTGCATGCTTCGGAGCAGCAGTATTTGCAGCAACTGCCACACAAAGGCACATCTAAAACAGCGTCTGGCAAGCCTAATTGGTAA
- the gltB gene encoding glutamate synthase large subunit — MKPFSNNEPGLYRQEFEHDSCGTGFITHINGHKSHQTISDALTMLENMEHRGACGCDSDSGDGAGILFQLPHVFLLEECLDLDICLPEAGQYGVGMVFLPKQIAAKAACKAVISKSAEKLGMKVLGYRRVPVNPAGIGATALAAEPDIEQVFVARPVAIATPEDFERKLYVLRRFITKTVSETVKVGGDQFYFTSFSCRVIVYKGQLTTYQVRSYFPDLSDERVTSAFGMIHSRFSTNTFPSWKLAQPFRLLAHNGEINTLTGNLNWFYSGLRSYVSPYFSAEEMDMLLPVIDNNQSDSACLDNIVEILLHSGRSLPHVMMMLVPEAWDGNTQMDPLKKAFYEFHATFMAPWDGPAALTFTDGTTIGAMLDRNGLRPLRYLVTSDDRVIVASEAGVLPIAEETVVAKGRLQPGKMFLIDIAAGKIITDEEIKGELGARQPYGQWLENYKIRLEELPEPRQVFTDLAADAVFKYHQVFGYTREDIDMIIKPMALDGKEPIGSMGTDVPLAVLSDRPQHLSSYFKQFFAQVTNPPIDPLRERLVMSLATFMGNNGNILDEDKMHCHCVALQQPILTNQELEKLRSIDTGLFQAKTLQTYFKADGQPGSLKKGLDRLCRYAEDAVNDGFTVLILTDRALDSGHAPIPSLLAVSAVHHHLIKKGYRGAVGLTVEAGDVWEVHHFACLLAFGATAINPYLALANIQTMKNEGKLDTHLDAKQLSKNYIKAVCDGLLKIFSKMGISTLQSYHGAQVFEILGINQEVVDQYFTGAVSRIGGLGLDEIARETLYKHNHGFEGSVAEVPLLPEGGIYQWKRRGEAHLFNPQTVHLLQHATRSNDYETYKRYAKLVNEQGEQMYTIRGLLDFAHHREAVPLTEVEPAESIMKRFATGAMSFGSISHEAHSTLAIAMNRIGAKSNTGEGGEDESRYERLPNGDSMRSAIKQIASARFGVTSNYLTNADELQIKMAQGAKPGEGGQLPGHKVDDWIAKVRHATPGVGLISPPPHHDIYSIEDLAQLIFDLKNANRAARINVKLVSKAGVGTIAAGVAKAHADVILIAGYDGGTGASPISSIKHAGLPWELGLAEAHQTLVRNKLRSRVVLQTDGQLKTGRDLAIATLLGAEEWGVATAALVAGGCIMMRKCHLNTCPVGVATQDPELRKLFTGEPEHIVALFRFLAEEMREIMAELGFRTVNEMVGRAQFLKVRSNIEHWKAKKIDLSRIIHPAANTGGATLYNSEAQDHGLAEVLDWQLLEHAQPALEQRMPVFASFEVKNTDRTIGTLLSNEVSKRYQSAGLPANTINFKFKGSAGQSFGAFSTKGLSFELEGEANDYVGKGLSGAQLAIYPSAESELVPEQNIIIGNVALYGATSGELFVRGQAGERFAVRNSGATAVVEGVGDHGCEYMTGGRALILGKTGRNFAAGMSGGIAWVYDADGTFAENCNTEMVELDPLSTEDEEEIKTLLQKHNSLTNSNLANYLLSSWPDEVGRFVKVFPSEYKKVLQRTASYQTVQ; from the coding sequence ATGAAGCCGTTCTCTAATAACGAGCCGGGGTTGTATCGCCAAGAGTTTGAACACGACTCCTGCGGCACAGGATTTATCACCCACATCAACGGCCACAAATCCCACCAGACCATCAGCGATGCGCTGACGATGCTCGAAAATATGGAGCACCGCGGCGCCTGCGGCTGCGATTCCGATTCGGGCGATGGTGCGGGCATTCTTTTTCAGCTGCCCCACGTTTTTTTGCTGGAAGAGTGCTTAGACCTTGACATCTGTCTGCCTGAAGCGGGGCAATATGGCGTCGGCATGGTCTTTTTGCCGAAACAAATCGCGGCCAAGGCGGCTTGCAAGGCAGTTATTAGCAAATCGGCGGAGAAGCTGGGCATGAAGGTGTTAGGCTATCGCCGTGTGCCGGTTAACCCCGCCGGAATCGGGGCAACGGCCTTGGCGGCTGAGCCAGATATCGAGCAGGTATTCGTGGCGCGCCCAGTGGCTATTGCTACACCCGAAGATTTTGAGCGCAAGCTGTATGTGTTGCGGCGCTTCATTACCAAAACCGTTTCCGAAACGGTGAAAGTAGGCGGCGACCAATTCTACTTCACATCGTTTTCGTGTCGGGTCATCGTCTACAAAGGCCAGCTAACTACCTATCAGGTAAGAAGTTACTTCCCCGATCTTTCCGACGAGCGCGTTACGTCCGCCTTCGGGATGATTCACTCCCGTTTTTCTACCAATACGTTTCCGTCGTGGAAGCTGGCGCAGCCGTTCCGCTTGCTGGCGCACAACGGCGAGATTAACACGCTGACGGGCAACCTGAACTGGTTCTATTCGGGCCTGCGCTCCTACGTTTCGCCGTATTTCTCGGCCGAAGAAATGGACATGCTGCTGCCCGTGATCGACAACAACCAGTCGGATTCGGCATGCCTTGACAACATCGTGGAGATTCTGCTGCACTCGGGGCGCTCGCTGCCGCACGTCATGATGATGTTGGTGCCGGAAGCTTGGGACGGCAACACGCAGATGGATCCGCTCAAAAAGGCCTTCTACGAGTTCCACGCCACGTTTATGGCGCCCTGGGATGGTCCGGCGGCCCTCACTTTTACCGATGGCACGACCATCGGCGCTATGCTCGACCGCAACGGGCTGCGTCCGTTGCGCTACCTCGTCACCAGCGACGACCGCGTAATTGTGGCTTCCGAAGCCGGCGTGTTGCCGATTGCGGAAGAAACCGTAGTGGCAAAAGGCCGTTTGCAGCCCGGCAAGATGTTCTTGATCGACATTGCAGCCGGCAAAATCATCACCGACGAGGAGATAAAAGGCGAACTCGGGGCGCGTCAGCCGTACGGTCAATGGCTGGAAAACTATAAGATCAGGCTGGAAGAGCTGCCCGAACCACGGCAGGTTTTCACCGATCTGGCCGCGGATGCGGTGTTCAAATACCATCAGGTATTTGGCTACACCCGGGAAGATATCGACATGATTATCAAGCCCATGGCGCTGGATGGGAAAGAGCCCATCGGGTCGATGGGTACCGACGTGCCACTGGCCGTCCTCTCCGACCGGCCGCAGCACCTTTCCAGCTATTTCAAGCAGTTTTTTGCCCAGGTTACCAACCCACCCATCGACCCGCTACGCGAGCGGCTGGTGATGAGCTTGGCGACTTTCATGGGCAACAACGGCAACATCCTCGACGAGGACAAAATGCACTGCCACTGCGTAGCCCTGCAACAGCCAATCCTGACCAATCAAGAGCTGGAAAAGCTGCGCAGCATCGATACTGGCTTGTTTCAGGCCAAAACGCTGCAAACTTATTTCAAAGCCGATGGGCAGCCAGGCTCTTTGAAAAAAGGACTCGACCGGCTTTGTCGCTACGCGGAAGACGCTGTCAACGACGGCTTTACGGTTCTCATCCTAACGGACCGTGCGCTCGACTCCGGCCACGCCCCTATTCCGTCGCTGCTGGCTGTGTCGGCGGTGCATCACCACCTGATCAAGAAAGGCTACCGCGGCGCGGTGGGCCTGACAGTGGAGGCCGGCGACGTGTGGGAAGTTCACCATTTTGCTTGCCTGCTGGCTTTTGGCGCTACGGCCATCAACCCGTATCTGGCGCTGGCCAACATCCAAACGATGAAAAACGAGGGCAAGCTCGACACGCACCTCGACGCCAAGCAGCTGTCCAAAAACTACATCAAAGCCGTGTGCGACGGGTTGCTGAAGATCTTTTCGAAGATGGGCATCTCGACGCTGCAATCGTACCACGGCGCGCAAGTGTTTGAGATTCTGGGCATTAACCAAGAGGTTGTCGATCAGTATTTTACGGGAGCAGTTAGCCGGATCGGCGGGTTGGGCCTGGATGAGATCGCGCGCGAAACCTTGTATAAGCACAACCACGGCTTCGAAGGCTCGGTAGCGGAAGTGCCGTTGCTGCCGGAAGGCGGTATCTATCAGTGGAAGCGCCGTGGCGAGGCGCACCTCTTCAATCCGCAGACGGTGCACTTGCTGCAGCATGCCACGCGCTCAAACGATTACGAAACCTATAAGCGCTACGCCAAGCTGGTAAATGAGCAGGGCGAGCAGATGTACACGATTCGTGGCCTGCTGGATTTTGCCCATCATCGCGAGGCTGTGCCGCTGACGGAGGTAGAGCCGGCGGAAAGCATCATGAAGCGTTTTGCGACCGGTGCCATGTCGTTTGGGTCGATCTCGCACGAGGCGCACAGCACGCTGGCCATTGCCATGAACCGCATTGGTGCCAAAAGCAACACGGGCGAAGGCGGCGAAGACGAAAGCCGGTACGAGCGCCTGCCCAACGGCGACTCGATGCGTTCGGCCATCAAGCAGATTGCGTCGGCGCGGTTTGGCGTCACGTCGAATTACCTGACCAACGCCGACGAGCTGCAAATCAAGATGGCGCAGGGCGCCAAGCCCGGCGAAGGCGGGCAACTCCCTGGGCATAAGGTAGATGACTGGATTGCAAAAGTGCGGCACGCGACGCCGGGCGTCGGGCTGATTTCGCCGCCGCCTCACCACGATATCTACTCCATCGAGGATCTGGCGCAGCTTATTTTTGACCTGAAGAATGCCAACCGCGCCGCTCGCATCAACGTGAAGCTGGTGTCGAAGGCGGGAGTAGGCACCATTGCGGCCGGGGTGGCCAAGGCACACGCCGACGTCATCCTGATTGCGGGCTACGACGGCGGCACCGGGGCCTCCCCCATCAGCTCGATCAAGCATGCGGGTTTGCCCTGGGAGCTTGGCCTGGCCGAAGCGCATCAAACGCTGGTGCGCAATAAGTTGCGTAGTCGCGTGGTACTGCAAACCGATGGTCAGCTGAAAACCGGCCGCGACCTAGCCATCGCAACGTTGTTGGGCGCCGAAGAATGGGGCGTGGCCACGGCGGCGCTGGTGGCCGGCGGCTGCATCATGATGCGCAAATGCCACTTAAACACCTGCCCGGTCGGGGTGGCCACACAAGACCCGGAGTTACGGAAGCTGTTTACGGGCGAGCCGGAACACATCGTGGCGTTGTTCCGCTTTTTGGCGGAGGAAATGCGCGAGATCATGGCCGAACTGGGCTTCCGGACGGTAAACGAGATGGTAGGCCGTGCGCAGTTTTTGAAAGTTCGCTCCAACATCGAGCACTGGAAAGCCAAGAAAATCGACTTGTCCCGCATCATTCACCCGGCTGCTAACACGGGCGGAGCGACGCTTTACAACAGTGAGGCGCAGGATCACGGGCTGGCCGAAGTGCTGGACTGGCAGCTGCTGGAGCACGCGCAGCCGGCCTTGGAGCAGCGCATGCCGGTATTCGCGTCGTTTGAGGTAAAGAACACCGACCGCACCATTGGCACGCTGCTTTCCAACGAGGTTTCCAAGCGTTATCAATCGGCGGGCTTGCCGGCCAATACCATCAACTTCAAGTTTAAAGGCTCGGCGGGCCAAAGCTTTGGCGCGTTTAGCACCAAGGGCTTGTCGTTTGAGTTGGAAGGCGAAGCCAACGACTACGTCGGCAAAGGCTTGTCGGGCGCGCAGCTGGCCATATATCCATCGGCGGAAAGCGAACTGGTGCCGGAGCAGAACATCATTATCGGCAACGTGGCCTTGTACGGTGCCACTTCCGGCGAGCTGTTTGTGCGCGGACAGGCTGGCGAACGCTTTGCAGTGCGCAACTCCGGCGCCACGGCTGTGGTGGAAGGCGTGGGCGACCACGGCTGCGAATACATGACCGGCGGCCGGGCCCTGATCTTGGGCAAAACCGGCCGCAACTTCGCCGCGGGCATGAGCGGAGGCATTGCGTGGGTGTACGACGCCGACGGCACCTTCGCCGAGAATTGCAACACCGAGATGGTGGAACTCGACCCGCTCTCGACGGAAGATGAAGAAGAAATCAAGACGCTGCTTCAAAAGCATAACTCCTTGACTAACAGTAACTTAGCTAATTATTTATTAAGTAGCTGGCCCGATGAAGTGGGGCGGTTTGTCAAGGTATTCCCCAGCGAATACAAGAAGGTTTTGCAACGGACGGCGTCTTATCAAACGGTACAGTAA
- a CDS encoding vWA domain-containing protein yields MAAALFVLLYLGYVFRTRRLATPLEQRGWPVGWKLGLRLLYFPLLLVALLGPAYGVTQQPVRTSGKDVWLLVDLSRSMDATDVAPSRLQKAKAELTSLVNRFQADRIGLIVFSSDAFIQCPLTYDQVALQLFINTLQTTLIPAGSTDLAAPLELVLTRVGATPQTVGGPPRATALVLVSDGEDFSDNLEPTLRVLARSGARLFAMGVGTLEGARLAKPHGRGFVRDNRGRDAVTRLAPTTLRRLAEQTGGQYFELTDAHNEFPLLVNALNRVEGQAEQVRTVAVADNRYRFPLVIGLLLFALDILLTVKVIRL; encoded by the coding sequence TTGGCGGCAGCATTATTTGTGTTGCTGTATCTGGGCTACGTGTTCCGGACCCGGCGATTGGCGACGCCACTGGAGCAACGGGGATGGCCCGTTGGCTGGAAGCTTGGCTTGCGGCTGCTTTATTTCCCGTTGCTTTTGGTGGCCTTACTCGGGCCGGCGTATGGCGTTACGCAACAGCCGGTACGCACCTCGGGCAAGGATGTGTGGCTGCTCGTAGATCTCTCCCGTTCGATGGACGCGACCGATGTCGCTCCTTCGCGCTTACAAAAGGCTAAGGCTGAGCTAACATCCCTCGTCAATCGTTTTCAAGCTGACCGCATCGGGCTGATTGTATTTTCTTCCGATGCTTTCATTCAGTGCCCGCTTACGTACGATCAGGTTGCTTTGCAGTTGTTTATCAACACTTTACAGACTACCTTAATCCCAGCGGGAAGCACCGATCTGGCGGCACCGCTTGAACTGGTTCTGACCCGTGTAGGCGCCACTCCTCAGACGGTGGGCGGACCGCCGCGGGCCACGGCGCTGGTGCTGGTAAGCGATGGCGAAGACTTCAGCGACAATCTGGAGCCGACGCTGCGGGTGCTGGCCCGTTCGGGGGCCCGGTTGTTTGCTATGGGCGTCGGTACGCTGGAAGGAGCGCGGTTAGCGAAGCCCCACGGCCGGGGTTTTGTGCGCGACAATCGGGGCCGGGATGCCGTTACGCGGTTGGCTCCTACGACTTTACGGCGGTTGGCCGAACAGACAGGAGGACAGTATTTCGAGCTGACGGACGCTCACAATGAGTTTCCGTTGCTGGTAAATGCCTTGAACCGAGTGGAGGGCCAAGCCGAACAAGTCAGGACGGTGGCTGTGGCCGACAACCGCTACCGGTTTCCGCTGGTGATAGGCTTGTTGCTATTTGCGCTGGATATTTTGCTGACTGTCAAAGTAATACGATTGTGA
- a CDS encoding glutamate synthase subunit beta: MGKVTGFKEFDREQPPKIAPQERVKTYQEYVGMYSEEQLTKQAGRCMDCGVPFCHSGCPLGNVIPEFNDAVYRHDWEEAYKILASTNNFPEFTGRICPAPCESACVLGINKPPVSIEEIEKHIIEIAFSKGYVQAKAPILRSGKTVAVVGSGPAGLAVAAQLNKAGHQVTVFERDDQPGGLLRYGIPDFKLEKWVVERRIQLMREEGIVFQCNTEVGKDIPADTLTRDFDAVVLAGGSTIPRNLPIPGRELKGIHFAMDFLKQQNKRVSNLEVAQEPIVATDKDVVVIGGGDTGSDCVGTSNRQKARSVRQFEVMSQPPRERTSTMPWPTYPMILKTTSSHEEGCERHWGINTKEFIGDADGNLQALRVTDVSWETDFLGRPLKFTEVTGSEREIPCQRVFLAMGFLHPQYQGLLEQLGVELDERGNVKAREGAFQTSVQKVFAAGDMRRGQSLVVWAISEGREAARKVDQFLTGGKTALPSKDAVGMFA, from the coding sequence ATGGGAAAAGTAACAGGCTTCAAAGAATTTGACCGGGAGCAGCCGCCCAAAATTGCGCCGCAGGAGCGGGTAAAAACCTACCAGGAATACGTGGGCATGTACTCCGAGGAGCAGCTCACCAAGCAAGCCGGCCGTTGCATGGACTGCGGGGTTCCGTTCTGCCATTCGGGCTGCCCGCTGGGCAACGTAATTCCGGAATTTAACGATGCAGTATACCGGCATGACTGGGAGGAGGCGTACAAGATTCTCGCCTCGACCAATAATTTCCCCGAATTCACCGGCCGGATTTGCCCCGCGCCCTGCGAATCGGCGTGCGTACTAGGCATCAACAAGCCGCCGGTTTCCATCGAAGAAATCGAGAAGCACATCATTGAAATCGCGTTTTCGAAAGGCTATGTGCAGGCCAAAGCACCGATTCTGCGGTCGGGCAAAACGGTAGCGGTGGTGGGTTCTGGCCCGGCGGGCTTGGCCGTGGCAGCCCAGCTCAACAAAGCCGGTCACCAAGTGACTGTGTTTGAGCGCGATGACCAGCCCGGTGGCCTGCTGCGCTACGGCATTCCGGATTTTAAGCTCGAAAAATGGGTAGTGGAACGTCGTATCCAGCTCATGCGCGAGGAAGGCATTGTGTTTCAATGCAATACCGAAGTCGGCAAAGACATTCCGGCCGACACGCTCACGCGCGATTTCGACGCCGTGGTGCTGGCCGGCGGCTCCACCATTCCGCGTAACCTCCCAATTCCGGGCCGTGAGCTGAAAGGAATTCACTTTGCCATGGATTTCCTGAAGCAGCAAAATAAGCGCGTAAGCAACCTCGAAGTTGCCCAAGAGCCCATCGTCGCCACCGACAAAGACGTGGTCGTGATTGGCGGCGGCGACACCGGCTCCGACTGCGTGGGCACTTCCAACCGACAGAAAGCCAGATCGGTACGCCAATTCGAGGTAATGTCGCAGCCGCCCAGAGAGCGGACTTCAACCATGCCGTGGCCAACCTACCCGATGATTCTCAAAACTACTAGCTCGCACGAGGAAGGCTGCGAGCGGCATTGGGGCATCAACACCAAGGAGTTCATCGGCGACGCCGACGGCAACCTGCAAGCCCTGCGCGTAACGGATGTAAGCTGGGAAACCGATTTTCTGGGTCGCCCGTTGAAATTTACAGAAGTAACTGGTTCTGAGCGCGAAATTCCTTGCCAACGCGTTTTCCTGGCGATGGGCTTTTTGCACCCGCAATACCAAGGCTTGCTGGAGCAGTTGGGCGTGGAACTCGACGAGCGCGGCAACGTGAAAGCCCGCGAAGGCGCTTTCCAAACCAGCGTGCAAAAGGTATTTGCAGCCGGCGATATGCGCCGCGGGCAGTCGTTGGTGGTCTGGGCGATTTCGGAAGGCCGCGAAGCCGCCCGCAAAGTAGATCAGTTCCTGACGGGTGGCAAAACGGCACTTCCTAGCAAAGACGCAGTGGGTATGTTCGCTTAG